The Leclercia sp. AS011 genomic interval CAACAACCAGCCGCTGAAGGGCAGCGGAAAAATTGGCGGCATGCTGGCGCTGCGCGGGGAAGGCACGCCGTTCCCGGTGCAGGCCGATTTCCGCTCCGGTAATACCCGGGTGGCCTTTGTCGGCACGGTGAGCGATCCCATGAAGATGGGCGGGGTCGATCTGCGCCTCAAATTCTCCGGCGATTCGCTGGGCGAGCTGTACGAGCTGACCGGCGTCCTGCTCCCGGATACCCCGCCGTTTGAAACCGACGGGCATCTGGTGGCAAAAATCGACCCTGAAAAATCCTCCGTCTATGATTACCGCGACTTTAACGGTCGGATCGGTGACAGCGATATTCATGGCTCGCTGACCTACAGCACCGGTAAACCGCGGCCGAAGCTGGAAGGCGACATGGAGTCACGGCAGCTGCGCCTCGCCGATCTGGGGCCGCTAATTGGCGTTGATTCCGGTAAAGGCACCAAAGCGCAGAAGGTGAGAAAGCAGGCTCCGCCGTCGGGCAAAGTGCTGCCTAACGACCGCTTCGAAACCGATAAATGGGATGTGATGGATGCCGATGTGCGCTTCAAGGGGCGTCGCATCGAGCATGGCAGCAGCCTGCCGCTGAGCGATCTCTCGACCCACATCATTCTTAAAAATGCTGACCTGCAGCTGAAGCCGCTGAAATTTGGCATGGCGGGCGGGACGATCTCGGCCAACATCAAGCTGGAAGGGGACAAGAAACCGATGCACGGCCAGGCGGAGATCCAGGCCCGTCGGTTGAAGCTCAAACAGCTGATGCCCGACGTGGAGCTGATGCAGAAAACCCTCGGCGAGATGAACGGCGATGCGACCATCCGCGGCGTGGGTAACTCCGTGGCCGCCCTGCTGGGCAACGGCAACGGCAACCTGAAGTTGCTGATGAACGATGGGCTGGTCAGCCGCAACCTGATGGAGATCCTCGGCCTTAACGTCGGTAACTTCCTGGTCGGGCAGATTTTTGGTGACGATGAGGTGAGGGTCAACTGTGCGGCGGCCAATATCGACCTGGTCAACGGCGTTGCCCGTCCGCAGATCTTTGCCTTTGATACTGAAAATGCGGTTATCAACATTACCGGCACGGCCAGTATGGCTTCGGAGCAACTGGATCTGACGATTAACCCTGAAAGCAAAGGCATTCGCATCGTCACCCTGCGCTCACCGCTGTACGTACGCGGTAGCTTTAAAGATCCGGATGCGGGAGTGAAGGCGGGGCCGTTAATTGCACGCGGTGCGGTGGCGGCGGCGCTGGCTACGCTGGTAACGCCAGCGGCGGCGCTGTTAGCACTGATCTCCCCGTCCGAGGGGCAGGCCAATCAGTGTCAGGTGATCCTGTCGCAGATGAAGAAATAACGCGGGGGATGTGCCCGGCGGCGCAATGCTTGCCGGGCCTACCAGAGAATGGAGGCCGGGTAAGCGCAGCGCCACCCGGCATTAAGCATTACAAAGACTGATGGCGGGTCTCGTGGGTCAACAGCAGGGCAATCAGCGTCAGCGCCGCCATGGTCGCCAGGTAGTAACCGACATACGCCAGACCGTAATTTGCCTGCAGCCAGGTCGCGATATACGGCGCGACAGAGGCACCCAGAATCGAGGAGACGTTATAGGAGAATGACGCCCCGGTATAACGCACTTCGGTCGGGAACAGCTCTGGCAGCAGCGCGCCCATCGGACCAAACGTCAGCCCCATCAGGCTCAGACCAATCAGCAGATAAGCCATCACCAGCGCCGGGTTACCGGAACCGAGCAGCGGCGGGAAGACGAACAGCGCAAACAGAATGATCAGCGAAGTAATGACGATCATGCTCGGGCGACGACCAAAGCGGTCAGCCAGCAGCCCGGCAATCGGCACCATCACGCCAAAGCCAATCACCGCCATCATCAGCATCCACAGCACTTCGTTACGCGGCAGACCCAGACCCACGGGTGCCGCGGTGGTGCTGAAGGTCATGGAGTAGACGGTCATGATATAGAACAGCGTATAGGTCGCCAGCATGATAAAGGTGCCGAGCACCGTCACGCGAACGTGTTTGGTCAGCAGGGTGCCGAGCGGGATTTTTACCTGTTTCTTCGCGGCGGCCACTTTAGCGAACACCGGGGTCTCATGCAGGGAGACGCGCACATACAAGCCGATCAGCACCAGCACCGCCGAGAAGATAAACGGAATACGCCAGCCCCAGGTCATGAACTGCTCGTCGGTCAGCAGCCAGGAGAGCAGCAGGAAGGTACCGTTGGCAAAGAAGAAGCCAATCGGCGCGCCCAGCTGCGGGAAGGAGCCATACAGCGCGCGCTTGCGCGGTGGGGCATTCTCGGTCGCCAGCAGCGCCGCGCCGCCCCATTCACCGCCCAGACCCAGACCCTGACCAAAACGGGCCAGCGCCAGCAGCAGCGGAGCCAGAATACCGATGGTCTCGTAGGTCGGCAGCAGGCCGATAGCAACGGTGGAGATCCCCATGGTCAGCAGCGAGGCGACCAGCGTCACCTTACGCCCGACGCGGTCGCCAAAGTGGCCGAACAGCGCGGAACCAATAGGACGTGCGATAAAGGCGATAGCGAAGGTCGCCAGCGACTGCAGCGTGGCCGCCGTCGGGTCGCCCTGCGGAAAGAAGATATGCGGGAAAACGATGACCGCAGCGGTGGCGTAAATGTAGAAGTCGAAGAATTCGATGGCGGTGCCAATCAGCGATGCGACGACGACTTTGTTACGCGAGTTAACCGGAACGTTTTCCTGCTCTGAATTGAGTGTTGTGGCTGTGGCTTGCATAAACTTTTCTTATTTTTGGCGAACGAAAGGCCATATTACGCACAGCAAAAGCGACATTTCAATCTGTAACAAACGCAGCGAATGGCGAAAAATACAGCAAAAAGTGAATAATTTTCAGGCCAGGAAATTCACATCTATGAAATGCTTCACAGAAATTAATACTTAGAGGATAAAACTGGTTTTTGGTTAAATAAAAGTTACAGGCTGGATTTATATGCTGAAATGATGAATCGGGCTGAAATATTGCATTCTTATCCAGCCCGATGGGGTGTTTAACGGTGCGTTTTGCCAGGCATTCGGCGGTCATCCGGGTACTGGGCGGTGGCGATCCACGCCGCGCAGAACAGCGTCAGTCTGGCGAAGAAGTAGAAGAAGGCCAGCAGCCCCAGCACGGAGCCGAATGCTGCCCCGGACGGGGACGACACCAGTGACGGCAGGGTATAGGTCATCACGATTTTGATGACCTCAAAGCCAACCGCGGCAATAAAGGTGCCGCGGATCAGCGCCCTGCGCCGTGGCCGGTGGCGCGGTAGACGCCAGAAGATCCAGAAGAACAGCAGATAGTTCGCCAGCATGGAGATAGCCAGCCCCACCAGATGCCAGACGGGTTTCAGCCACTCGATGGTATCCAGATAGAGCGCGGAGATAATCATCTGCTGTGCTGCCCCTGCCGCAGAGGTGATGGAGAGGGTGATAATCAGCGCCACCAGCAGGCCAATCAGCGAGACGAAGTCGCGGAAATACTTGATCCAGATTTTCTCCTCATCCTGCGGCTTACGCTCCCAGACGTCCCGCGACTGGGCGCGGATTGCCTCGCGCAGGTTGCCCATCCAGTTAATGCCGGAGTAAAGCGCCACTAACAGCCCGACAATGCCCACGGTGGTGCGCTGCTGTACGGCGGTGCTGATGGTGCTTTTCAGGGTGGCAGCCAGCGTCGGATCGCTGACGCTTAGCAGAATTTTACCGAAGATGTCCTGTAGCAGGGTCGGGTGCGACACCAGAATGAAACCTGCCGCGGCAAAAGAGAGCATCAGGATCGGGATCATCGATAAAAATGAGAAGTAGGTGATCGCCGCCCCGAACTGATTGCCCAGCCGATCGTTAAAGCGTTCGGTGGCACGCAGCAGGTGAGCAATCGTCGGATGCTGCTGAAGCAACTGATAGAGATCCTTTGCCTTATCCAGCAGGCTACCCGTTTTGCGCACGGCGGTGATTTTGGGCTCCGGCGACGCCTCGGGCGGACGGGTTTCCAGTTTTTTAATCGGATCGAAGTCCAGATCCTGAGTAGGACGTTGCGGGTTGCTATCCGGCATCAGTCACGTTTTCCTTATTGTTTAGCGGGAGGTCTCTGGAATTATAGTCTGCCCTCAGTCAACGTACGCTTTCATGATGTCCGTGAGCCAGGCCATAAACAGATGTACCCGGCGAGAGAGGTTGCGGCGGTGGGGATAAATAAGCGAGACCGGCATCGGTCTGGCGCGGTACTGGGGCAGGATTTCCAGCAGCTTTTTGGCGCGCAGCGCGTCACGCACGCCCACTCGCGGCGCCTGGATAATCCCCAGCCCGGCAAGTGCTGAGGCGTTGTACGTCTCGGTGCTGTTGACCGTCAGCACGCCGCCGGTCTTCACCCAGTGGCTCGACTCGCCGTCGAAGTATTCGAACCCCTGTGGCCGGGTGCCGAGATGCGTCGCGTAGTGCACCACGGCATGGGAGGCTAAATCCTCCAGCCCGTCGGGATAACCAAAACGCGACAGATAATCCGGGCTGGCGCAGTTGATCACCGACAGTTTGCCGAGCGGCCGGGCGATCAAGCCGGAATCCTTCAGCGTGCCGACGCGCACCACGCAGTCAAACCCTTCCCGAATCACATCCACCAGCCGGTCGCTGCTGCTCAACTCCAGCTCGATGCCGGGATACTGTTGT includes:
- a CDS encoding AsmA family protein, which translates into the protein MTKTAKIITWSGGVFLLLIVVLIVVIATFDWNRLKPTINQKVSTELNRPFAIRGDLGVVWERQKGETGWRSWIPWPHVHADDVMLGNPPDIPEITMVHLPRVEATLAPLALLTKTVYLPWIKLQKPDARLIRLSEKTNNWTFDFAESKDKEAAAKPSSWSFRLDNILFDRGRVAIDDAVSKANLEIFVDPLGKALPFSEVTGTKGKEEKSKVGDYVFGLKAEGRYNNQPLKGSGKIGGMLALRGEGTPFPVQADFRSGNTRVAFVGTVSDPMKMGGVDLRLKFSGDSLGELYELTGVLLPDTPPFETDGHLVAKIDPEKSSVYDYRDFNGRIGDSDIHGSLTYSTGKPRPKLEGDMESRQLRLADLGPLIGVDSGKGTKAQKVRKQAPPSGKVLPNDRFETDKWDVMDADVRFKGRRIEHGSSLPLSDLSTHIILKNADLQLKPLKFGMAGGTISANIKLEGDKKPMHGQAEIQARRLKLKQLMPDVELMQKTLGEMNGDATIRGVGNSVAALLGNGNGNLKLLMNDGLVSRNLMEILGLNVGNFLVGQIFGDDEVRVNCAAANIDLVNGVARPQIFAFDTENAVINITGTASMASEQLDLTINPESKGIRIVTLRSPLYVRGSFKDPDAGVKAGPLIARGAVAAALATLVTPAAALLALISPSEGQANQCQVILSQMKK
- a CDS encoding MFS transporter; protein product: MQATATTLNSEQENVPVNSRNKVVVASLIGTAIEFFDFYIYATAAVIVFPHIFFPQGDPTAATLQSLATFAIAFIARPIGSALFGHFGDRVGRKVTLVASLLTMGISTVAIGLLPTYETIGILAPLLLALARFGQGLGLGGEWGGAALLATENAPPRKRALYGSFPQLGAPIGFFFANGTFLLLSWLLTDEQFMTWGWRIPFIFSAVLVLIGLYVRVSLHETPVFAKVAAAKKQVKIPLGTLLTKHVRVTVLGTFIMLATYTLFYIMTVYSMTFSTTAAPVGLGLPRNEVLWMLMMAVIGFGVMVPIAGLLADRFGRRPSMIVITSLIILFALFVFPPLLGSGNPALVMAYLLIGLSLMGLTFGPMGALLPELFPTEVRYTGASFSYNVSSILGASVAPYIATWLQANYGLAYVGYYLATMAALTLIALLLTHETRHQSL
- the yhjD gene encoding inner membrane protein YhjD gives rise to the protein MMPDSNPQRPTQDLDFDPIKKLETRPPEASPEPKITAVRKTGSLLDKAKDLYQLLQQHPTIAHLLRATERFNDRLGNQFGAAITYFSFLSMIPILMLSFAAAGFILVSHPTLLQDIFGKILLSVSDPTLAATLKSTISTAVQQRTTVGIVGLLVALYSGINWMGNLREAIRAQSRDVWERKPQDEEKIWIKYFRDFVSLIGLLVALIITLSITSAAGAAQQMIISALYLDTIEWLKPVWHLVGLAISMLANYLLFFWIFWRLPRHRPRRRALIRGTFIAAVGFEVIKIVMTYTLPSLVSSPSGAAFGSVLGLLAFFYFFARLTLFCAAWIATAQYPDDRRMPGKTHR
- a CDS encoding LysR family transcriptional regulator; the protein is MDKIQAMQLFIRVAELESFSRAADSMGLPKGSVSRLIQALENGLGTQLLHRTTRRVSLTQDGMVYYERAKDLLANMDELDGLFLHDPASVSGRLRVDMPASVARNLVIPRLPLFLQQYPGIELELSSSDRLVDVIREGFDCVVRVGTLKDSGLIARPLGKLSVINCASPDYLSRFGYPDGLEDLASHAVVHYATHLGTRPQGFEYFDGESSHWVKTGGVLTVNSTETYNASALAGLGIIQAPRVGVRDALRAKKLLEILPQYRARPMPVSLIYPHRRNLSRRVHLFMAWLTDIMKAYVD